A region of the Saccharomyces cerevisiae S288C chromosome II, complete sequence genome:
gtaatttAGCAATATCCCAAGAACAATCATCGAAATGTCCCGTCCACAAGTTACTGTTCACTCTTTGACTGGTGAAGCTACTGCCAATGCCTTGCCATTGCCAGCTGTCTTCTCCGCTCCTATCCGTCCAGACATTGTCCACACTGTTTTCACCTCTGtgaacaagaacaagagaCAAGCTTACGCTGTTTCTGAAAAGGCTGGTCACCAAACCTCCGCTGAATCCTGGGGTACCGGTCGTGCCGTCGCTCGTATTCCAAGAgttggtggtggtggtacCGGTAGATCCGGTCAAGGTGCCTTCGGTAACATGTGTCGTGGTGGTCGTATGTTTGCTCCAACTAAGACCTGGAGAAAGTGGAACGTTAAGGTTAACCACAACGAAAAGCGTTACGCCACTGCTTCTGCTATTGCTGCTACTGCTGTTGCCTCTTTGGTCTTGGCCAGAGGTCACAGAGTCGAAAAGATTCCAGAAATCCCATTGGTTGTCTCCACTGACTTGGAATCTATTCAAAAGACCAAGGAAGCTGTTGCTGCTTTGAAGGCTGTTGGTGCTCACTCCGACTTGTTGAAGGTCTTGAAGTCCAAGAAATTGAGAGCCGGTAA
Encoded here:
- the RPL4A gene encoding 60S ribosomal protein uL4 RPL4A (Ribosomal 60S subunit protein L4A; N-terminally acetylated; homologous to mammalian ribosomal protein L4 and bacterial L4; RPL4A has a paralog, RPL4B, that arose from the whole genome duplication), which codes for MSRPQVTVHSLTGEATANALPLPAVFSAPIRPDIVHTVFTSVNKNKRQAYAVSEKAGHQTSAESWGTGRAVARIPRVGGGGTGRSGQGAFGNMCRGGRMFAPTKTWRKWNVKVNHNEKRYATASAIAATAVASLVLARGHRVEKIPEIPLVVSTDLESIQKTKEAVAALKAVGAHSDLLKVLKSKKLRAGKGKYRNRRWTQRRGPLVVYAEDNGIVKALRNVPGVETANVASLNLLQLAPGAHLGRFVIWTEAAFTKLDQVWGSETVASSKVGYTLPSHIISTSDVTRIINSSEIQSAIRPAGQATQKRTHVLKKNPLKNKQVLLRLNPYAKVFAAEKLGSKKAEKTGTKPAAVFTETLKHD